A region of the Sesamum indicum cultivar Zhongzhi No. 13 unplaced genomic scaffold, S_indicum_v1.0 C00968, whole genome shotgun sequence genome:
ATAATTTTGGCAATAGGGAAACCTTGAAGGAATACAGAGgtgaattgaaaaaattggGGCACAGAGTCATGGAAATAATGGATGAAAACTTAGGGTTGCCAAAAGGATACATCAAGAATGCTTTTGACGGTGGAGTAGACAATGCAGCATTTTTTGGCACCAAGGTGAGCCACTATCCACCATGCCCCCACCCGGAGAAGGTAAATGCTCTTCGAGCCCACACAGATGCTGGGGGCGTTGTCTTGCTCTTCCAGGATGATGAGGTGAAGGGACTCCAGATGTTGAAAGATGGGGTTTGGACCGATGTTCAACCCTTGAAAAATGCTATAGTCATCAACACAGGTGACCAAATTGAAGTTTTGAGTAATGGGAGGTACAAGAGTATTTTACACCGTGTTGTGCCCCAAACAGATGGGCAAAGGAGAtcaattgcttcattttacaATCCATCACTCAAGGCCACCATTCAGCCTGCTCCACAATTGCTCGATGCTAAGGTGGAGAACAAGGTGAAAGATGTTGCTAAGTATCCTAAGTTTGTGTTCGGAGACTACATGTCGGTTTATCTTGAACAAAAATTCCAACCTAAAGAACCACGATTCCAAGCTGTTGCAGCAATATAAGAGTTCATGACGACTTGATTCAATGCCTCTTGATAATGATGGAGTTTGTATGTGTGtcttgtgtgtgtttgtgttttttaatatgGTTTTGGGCTTGTCTTTATAGCAAACTGCTTTGTTTGGATGTATACCAATTCATCTTTGCATGTTTGCaggatataaaaataaataaaaagccCATCTTGTCTTAGATATACGAGCTGCTcccactttttcttttgtgcaACTTAAGTGGCTATATTTACTCCATAAcgttataaattttgtatctcaatttaattttattaaattcgtGGATGACTTACTTGTACACTTTCCAACATTTTCGATAAGTTTCAAATACTCTCTCATTAATGATGGATGTGATATTTTGAGAGTAAaagctataattttataaaaattatgttacataacttatgaattttatctaattacatgtatgtataattaaaatatatcatatcattactcaaaattacaaaagattaTAGATGTGCATATTTTAGAgtacatgtatgtatatagatgttaaatgtaatattctaaatttgtattgataatttattttttaaaaaaactagttcaatatatataacaatacaagcagaaattatgtaaattttttaatagttatgtaaaacaatataaggattgttaatttatagaatttatacaaatcctatattaattataaaatcaaaacttaTGGATagcatttatttcaaataa
Encoded here:
- the LOC105155254 gene encoding 1-aminocyclopropane-1-carboxylate oxidase 5-like, coding for ETLKEYRGELKKLGHRVMEIMDENLGLPKGYIKNAFDGGVDNAAFFGTKVSHYPPCPHPEKVNALRAHTDAGGVVLLFQDDEVKGLQMLKDGVWTDVQPLKNAIVINTGDQIEVLSNGRYKSILHRVVPQTDGQRRSIASFYNPSLKATIQPAPQLLDAKVENKVKDVAKYPKFVFGDYMSVYLEQKFQPKEPRFQAVAAI